The Hymenobacter oligotrophus genome has a window encoding:
- a CDS encoding PAS domain-containing protein, producing MPASVALPELLPVVLDVSLSGYIVFRPVYDPADQATIVDLAYEYLNPAAQRMLQRPERPAETFLTLYPNTIETGIFAFYRDTFLAGGPGRYDVNYQHDGLDNYFQLAAHRAGEVLVVCFSDTADQPRTAVEEALRQSQVREQQARAEAEAQRRRLHDVLMALPAQVSTFNGPEHVYELVNPRYQQLFPSRPVQGLPIRQALPELAGQGIIERLDRVYQTGEPHVDPELETWVDRTGTGRLEQCYFSVLLQALRDAEGRVDGLLNFAYDVTEQVQARRQVQQLNQELESRVLQRTQEAEAARAEAEAVARRLQRITESLPSTTFTVDEHGQILYVSPQYYAYTGLAPSLPMGQDQPAHLGPVGQGWPELIHPDDLPLVAREYGGALAQGHGWRYEFRLRGADGRYRWFASQGVPEPLEDARAAGRPRQWFGSNLDIDDLKRAQHELELQDQRLREILRQSPAMIASVEGPNHRFAFTNPGYDAMVGQRARPGATVAECLPELAAQGFVELLDEVYRTGQPHIGREALVVLESAGSGPAPHYFDFTYQPLPDAQGQTTGVLAFIVDATERVQARQRADEAQAQALAAAEQAAAQRESFYRVFEQTPACIALLRGPEFRYEYANPAYQALFPDRPLLGRTVAEAFPETVEQGFLAWLDGVYQTGQTYVGQEAKFTAAPAVGLPPQDTYYDITYQAIREGEQITGISIFAFDVTERVRARKEREAQRRQLLNLFEQAPAGIAILAGPSMAYEFINPSYQRLVPNRALLGLPFLEALPELADNPVTSIMRNVYATGQAHEERELLIPVARTLEGEPENRYFSFVYQPRRNEHNQVDGLLVFVFEVTEQVQARQQVLNLNEELKGANAELAAANQQLTRTNIDLDNFVYTASHDLKAPISNLDGLLALLRHELPAEVAQSEYVAPTLSHMRDAVERFKRTIDQLTDVSRLQKEHSPAAVAVDLAAVVDDVCQDLAPLLRETNARLTVAVANFPAVLFSEKNLRSVVFNLLSNALKYRHPARRPHVDVRAHVRTGYTVLEVHDNGLGLDAAQLPRLFAMFQRFHSHVEGTGIGLFMVKRMVENAGGRIEVHSQPGAGTTFFVHLPHAPGPAVVA from the coding sequence TTGCCCGCTTCTGTTGCCCTGCCCGAACTGCTGCCCGTTGTGCTCGACGTGTCGCTGTCGGGCTATATCGTGTTCCGGCCCGTATACGACCCCGCCGACCAGGCCACCATTGTCGACCTGGCGTACGAATACCTGAACCCGGCCGCCCAGCGCATGCTGCAGCGGCCCGAGCGCCCGGCCGAAACGTTTCTGACGCTGTACCCCAACACGATAGAAACCGGCATTTTCGCGTTTTACCGCGACACCTTTCTGGCCGGCGGGCCGGGGCGCTACGACGTCAACTACCAGCACGACGGCCTCGACAACTACTTTCAGCTGGCCGCTCACCGGGCCGGCGAGGTACTGGTGGTCTGTTTTTCCGACACGGCCGACCAACCCCGCACGGCCGTGGAAGAAGCCCTGCGCCAAAGCCAGGTGCGCGAGCAGCAGGCCCGGGCCGAGGCCGAGGCTCAGCGCCGGCGCCTGCACGACGTGCTCATGGCCTTGCCCGCCCAAGTGTCGACCTTTAACGGGCCCGAGCACGTGTACGAGCTGGTCAATCCGCGCTACCAGCAATTGTTTCCGTCGCGCCCCGTACAGGGCCTGCCCATCCGCCAAGCCCTGCCGGAACTGGCTGGCCAGGGCATTATTGAGCGGCTCGACCGCGTGTACCAAACTGGCGAGCCGCACGTTGACCCCGAGCTGGAAACGTGGGTGGACCGGACGGGCACGGGCCGGCTGGAGCAGTGCTACTTCAGCGTGTTGTTGCAAGCCCTGCGCGATGCGGAGGGCCGCGTGGATGGCCTGCTCAACTTTGCTTACGACGTTACCGAGCAGGTGCAGGCCCGCCGGCAGGTGCAGCAGCTCAACCAGGAGCTCGAAAGCCGCGTGCTGCAGCGCACCCAGGAGGCCGAGGCGGCCCGCGCCGAGGCCGAAGCCGTGGCCCGCCGCCTGCAGCGCATCACCGAGAGCCTGCCCAGTACCACCTTCACCGTCGACGAGCACGGCCAGATTCTCTACGTCAGCCCGCAGTACTACGCCTACACCGGCTTGGCGCCCAGCCTACCCATGGGCCAAGACCAGCCCGCGCACCTAGGGCCTGTTGGGCAAGGCTGGCCCGAGCTGATTCACCCGGACGACCTGCCCTTGGTGGCCCGCGAGTACGGCGGCGCCCTGGCGCAGGGCCACGGCTGGCGCTACGAGTTTCGGCTGCGCGGCGCCGACGGCCGCTACCGCTGGTTTGCCAGCCAGGGCGTGCCCGAGCCGCTCGAAGACGCCCGTGCCGCCGGCCGCCCCCGCCAGTGGTTCGGCTCCAACCTCGACATCGACGACCTGAAGCGCGCCCAGCACGAGCTGGAGCTGCAAGACCAGCGCCTGCGCGAAATTTTGCGGCAAAGCCCGGCCATGATTGCCTCCGTGGAAGGCCCCAACCACCGCTTTGCCTTTACCAACCCCGGCTACGATGCCATGGTGGGCCAGCGCGCCCGCCCCGGCGCCACGGTGGCCGAGTGCCTGCCCGAGCTGGCGGCGCAGGGCTTTGTGGAGCTGCTCGACGAGGTGTATCGCACCGGCCAGCCGCACATAGGCCGCGAGGCGCTGGTGGTACTGGAGTCGGCCGGCAGCGGGCCGGCGCCCCACTACTTCGATTTCACGTACCAGCCCCTGCCCGATGCCCAGGGCCAGACAACCGGCGTGCTGGCGTTTATTGTGGATGCCACCGAGCGCGTGCAGGCCCGCCAGCGCGCCGACGAGGCCCAGGCGCAGGCGCTGGCCGCTGCCGAGCAGGCTGCCGCCCAGCGCGAGTCGTTTTACCGCGTGTTCGAGCAAACCCCGGCCTGCATCGCGTTGCTGCGCGGCCCCGAGTTCCGCTACGAGTACGCCAACCCCGCCTACCAGGCCCTGTTTCCCGATCGGCCGCTGCTGGGGCGTACCGTGGCCGAGGCGTTTCCGGAAACCGTGGAGCAGGGCTTTTTGGCCTGGCTCGATGGCGTGTACCAAACCGGGCAAACCTATGTGGGCCAAGAGGCAAAATTTACGGCCGCGCCAGCCGTCGGCCTGCCGCCCCAAGACACGTACTACGACATTACCTACCAGGCCATTCGGGAGGGCGAGCAAATCACGGGCATTTCCATTTTCGCTTTCGATGTAACCGAGCGCGTGCGTGCCCGAAAAGAGCGCGAGGCGCAGCGCCGCCAGCTGCTCAATTTGTTTGAGCAGGCCCCGGCTGGCATTGCTATCCTGGCCGGCCCCAGCATGGCATACGAGTTCATCAATCCCAGTTACCAACGGCTGGTGCCCAACCGGGCGTTGCTGGGGCTGCCTTTTCTGGAGGCCCTGCCCGAGCTAGCCGACAACCCGGTGACAAGCATTATGCGCAACGTATACGCCACGGGGCAAGCTCACGAAGAGCGGGAGTTGCTGATTCCGGTGGCACGTACCCTGGAGGGCGAGCCGGAAAACCGCTACTTCAGCTTTGTGTACCAACCCCGCCGCAACGAGCACAACCAGGTAGACGGCCTACTCGTGTTTGTGTTTGAGGTTACCGAGCAGGTGCAGGCCCGCCAGCAGGTGCTAAACCTGAACGAGGAATTGAAGGGCGCCAACGCCGAGCTGGCCGCCGCCAACCAGCAGCTCACGCGCACCAACATCGACCTCGACAACTTTGTGTACACGGCCTCGCACGACCTGAAAGCCCCCATCAGCAACCTCGACGGCCTGTTGGCGCTGCTGCGCCACGAGCTGCCCGCCGAAGTGGCCCAGAGCGAGTACGTGGCACCCACGCTGAGCCACATGCGCGACGCCGTGGAGCGCTTTAAGCGCACCATCGACCAGCTCACCGATGTATCGAGGCTGCAAAAAGAACACTCTCCGGCCGCGGTGGCCGTGGACCTGGCCGCCGTGGTAGACGACGTATGCCAGGACCTGGCCCCGCTGCTGCGCGAAACCAACGCCCGCCTGACGGTGGCGGTGGCCAATTTTCCGGCCGTGTTGTTTTCCGAAAAAAACCTGCGCTCGGTGGTGTTCAACCTGCTCAGCAACGCCCTGAAGTACCGCCACCCGGCTCGCCGCCCCCACGTGGATGTGCGCGCCCACGTGCGCACCGGCTACACCGTGCTGGAGGTGCACGACAACGGCCTAGGCCTCGATGCCGCCCAGCTGCCGCGCTTGTTTGCCATGTTTCAGCGCTTCCACAGCCACGTGGAGGGCACGGGCATTGGCTTGTTTATGGTGAAGCGCATGGTTGAAAACGCCGGCGGGCGCATTGAGGTGCACAGCCAGCCCGGCGCCGGCACCACGTTTTTTGTACACCTGCCCCACGCGCCCGGCCCGGCGGTAGTCGCCTGA
- a CDS encoding manganese catalase family protein, with the protein MIHRIDRLALELPTPKNPSANDAAAVQELLGGKFGEMSTLMNYTFQSFNFRGRKRLRPFYELVASIAAEEYGHIEAVSYAINLLLTGTTKRGHDPEPGPLQNAVDARNSYHFIASGQAALPVDSMGLPWTGQNVVSTGNLKMDLLHNFFLECGARANKMRVYEMVTDRTAREMVGYLLVRGGVHIVAYARALEVLTGVAVTKLVPVPDLSNKAFPEARKHEQKGLHLKLYTFSPEDYLQAGLIWNGPHPEDGQELQVVQGSPEGAPYPDLEEEPQLNAPGAEDFDPEMFKDIAKKLGIKL; encoded by the coding sequence ATGATTCACCGCATCGATCGGCTGGCGCTGGAGCTGCCCACCCCCAAAAACCCCTCGGCCAACGACGCCGCTGCCGTGCAGGAGCTGCTAGGTGGCAAGTTCGGGGAGATGTCGACCCTGATGAACTACACCTTTCAGTCGTTCAATTTCAGGGGGCGCAAGCGGCTGCGGCCGTTTTACGAACTGGTAGCCAGCATTGCGGCCGAAGAGTACGGCCATATCGAAGCGGTGTCGTATGCCATTAACTTACTCCTGACCGGCACCACCAAGCGCGGCCACGACCCCGAACCCGGCCCGCTGCAAAACGCAGTGGACGCGCGCAACTCCTACCACTTTATTGCCAGCGGCCAAGCCGCCTTGCCCGTCGACTCGATGGGCCTGCCCTGGACGGGCCAGAACGTGGTGAGCACCGGCAACCTGAAGATGGACTTGCTGCACAACTTCTTCCTGGAATGCGGCGCCCGCGCCAACAAAATGCGCGTGTACGAGATGGTAACCGACCGCACCGCCCGCGAAATGGTGGGCTACCTGCTGGTGCGCGGCGGGGTGCATATTGTGGCTTACGCCCGGGCTCTGGAAGTACTCACCGGCGTGGCCGTAACCAAGCTGGTGCCCGTGCCCGATTTAAGCAATAAAGCTTTTCCGGAAGCGCGTAAGCACGAGCAAAAAGGCCTGCACCTAAAGCTCTACACCTTTAGCCCCGAAGACTACCTGCAGGCCGGCCTCATCTGGAACGGCCCGCACCCCGAAGACGGCCAAGAGCTGCAGGTGGTGCAAGGCTCGCCCGAGGGTGCGCCTTACCCCGACCTCGAAGAGGAACCCCAGCTAAACGCACCGGGCGCGGAGGATTTCGACCCCGAAATGTTCAAGGACATAGCGAAAAAATTGGGCATCAAGCTCTGA
- a CDS encoding GNAT family N-acetyltransferase yields the protein MPDSAAAAVAIQPATLADIPTIIALAEATWEPTYRFIISKEQIEYMYRVIYTPASLQRQMTDDGHRFLVLHYEGHPAGYASFSERATEPGTFKLHKLYVLPSHQGRRLGQQLVAAVEEAACEAGGQWLELNVNRHNPALGFYEHLGFQQHREEDIPIGPYWMNDFVMRKPLQAKILPFA from the coding sequence ATGCCCGATTCAGCCGCTGCTGCCGTAGCTATACAACCCGCCACGCTGGCCGATATCCCGACGATTATTGCGCTGGCCGAAGCCACCTGGGAGCCCACGTACCGCTTCATCATCTCGAAGGAGCAGATCGAGTACATGTACCGCGTGATCTACACGCCGGCTTCGCTGCAACGGCAAATGACCGACGACGGCCACCGCTTTCTGGTGCTGCACTACGAGGGGCACCCGGCAGGCTACGCCTCGTTCAGCGAACGGGCTACCGAGCCAGGCACCTTTAAGCTGCACAAGCTGTACGTGCTGCCCTCGCACCAGGGCCGGCGCCTAGGTCAGCAGCTGGTAGCGGCCGTGGAGGAGGCCGCCTGCGAGGCGGGCGGCCAGTGGCTCGAGCTGAACGTAAATCGCCACAACCCGGCCCTGGGCTTCTACGAGCACCTGGGCTTTCAGCAGCACCGCGAGGAGGACATCCCGATTGGCCCGTACTGGATGAACGACTTTGTGATGCGCAAGCCGCTGCAAGCCAAAATATTGCCCTTCGCCTAG
- a CDS encoding CinA family protein gives MKAPDVDSLIKKFLQHKLTLALAESCTCGWVAAQLAPAQGVSNVLLGSVVTYHGEAKQRLLGVKKKTLEEYSAESQQTTNEMVEGLHKQLPADVCVAITGLFGPGASETPDKPSGTIFVTVLLEGRAHEYREVLKAPTDKLRDLAADFIYSKLAELLDRRQNSPSESVKGS, from the coding sequence ATGAAAGCTCCCGACGTCGATTCCCTCATCAAGAAATTCCTGCAACACAAGCTCACCTTGGCGCTGGCCGAAAGCTGCACCTGCGGCTGGGTGGCTGCCCAGCTGGCCCCGGCCCAGGGCGTGAGCAATGTGCTGCTCGGCTCGGTGGTTACCTACCACGGCGAGGCCAAGCAACGCCTCCTAGGTGTCAAGAAGAAAACCTTGGAGGAATACTCGGCCGAAAGCCAGCAAACCACCAACGAAATGGTGGAAGGCCTGCACAAACAGCTGCCCGCCGATGTGTGCGTGGCCATTACGGGCCTGTTTGGCCCCGGCGCTTCCGAAACGCCCGACAAACCATCGGGCACCATCTTCGTCACGGTTTTGCTTGAAGGCCGTGCCCACGAGTACCGCGAGGTGTTGAAAGCCCCCACCGACAAGCTCCGCGACTTAGCTGCTGATTTTATTTACAGCAAGCTAGCGGAGCTGCTCGATCGGCGCCAAAACAGCCCGAGCGAAAGCGTAAAGGGCAGCTAG
- a CDS encoding CDGSH iron-sulfur domain-containing protein: protein MPTKLTVNNNGSLRVEGEDFIIVDAQGNEYGLQGRTLVSICRCGLSSQKPFCDGSHKGHFEHNAVAFDLPPKKV from the coding sequence ATGCCCACGAAACTCACCGTCAACAACAACGGCTCTTTGCGCGTCGAAGGCGAAGACTTCATCATCGTTGATGCCCAGGGCAACGAGTACGGCCTGCAGGGCCGCACCCTGGTTAGCATCTGCCGCTGCGGCCTCTCGAGCCAAAAACCCTTCTGCGACGGTTCGCACAAAGGTCACTTCGAGCACAACGCCGTAGCCTTCGATTTGCCCCCCAAAAAAGTATAG
- a CDS encoding amidohydrolase family protein — MPLSTPAKHLFSTALLLGLSTAAFAQKTYLHCGRLLDVRAGKLLTEQTLVIENGRVQALQAGYATPGGAADKVVDLKNRTVLPGLIDCHVHVEGETSKDNFLKEFTENPGDVAYAAEAHARTTLLAGFTTVRDLGGSGINISLRNAINRGQVAGPRIFTVGKAISGTGGHMDPTNGYRLDLMGVPGPADGVANGPDQCRQAVREQYKRGADLIKIASTGGVLSVAKDGSAPQFTEEEIKAVVETARDLGLNVACHAHGAEGMKRAIRAGVTSIEHGTLMDDETIRLMKKYGTWYVPTITAGKSVADSAAKYPNYYPPLVTPKALAIGPKLQGTFGKAYKAGVKIAFGTDASVFRHGVNAMEFQYMVEAGMPALEALRAATLNAAELLGQTPNLGSLEPGKLADVVAVEGDPLQDIRTMQRVRFVMKQGVVYRQE, encoded by the coding sequence ATGCCCCTTTCCACTCCTGCCAAACACTTGTTTAGTACGGCGTTGCTGCTCGGCCTGAGCACCGCCGCCTTTGCGCAAAAAACTTACCTGCACTGCGGCCGCCTGCTCGATGTGCGCGCCGGCAAGCTGCTCACCGAGCAAACGCTGGTAATCGAAAACGGCCGCGTGCAGGCCCTGCAAGCCGGCTACGCTACGCCCGGCGGCGCCGCCGATAAAGTGGTTGACCTGAAAAACCGCACCGTGCTGCCCGGCCTCATCGACTGCCACGTGCACGTGGAGGGCGAAACCAGCAAGGACAACTTCCTGAAAGAATTCACCGAAAACCCCGGCGACGTGGCCTACGCAGCCGAAGCCCACGCCCGCACCACCCTGCTGGCCGGCTTTACCACCGTGCGCGACCTAGGCGGCTCGGGCATCAACATTTCGTTGCGCAACGCCATCAACCGCGGGCAAGTGGCCGGGCCTAGGATCTTCACGGTAGGCAAGGCTATTAGCGGTACGGGCGGCCACATGGACCCCACCAACGGCTACCGCCTCGATTTGATGGGCGTGCCCGGCCCGGCCGACGGCGTGGCAAACGGCCCCGACCAATGCCGCCAGGCCGTGCGCGAGCAGTACAAACGCGGCGCCGACCTCATCAAAATTGCCTCCACGGGCGGCGTACTGTCGGTAGCCAAGGATGGCTCGGCCCCGCAGTTTACCGAGGAGGAAATCAAAGCGGTGGTGGAAACCGCCCGCGACCTGGGCCTGAACGTGGCCTGCCACGCCCACGGCGCCGAGGGCATGAAGCGCGCCATTCGGGCCGGGGTAACGAGCATCGAGCACGGCACCCTGATGGACGACGAGACCATCAGGCTGATGAAGAAGTACGGCACCTGGTACGTGCCCACCATCACGGCCGGCAAATCCGTGGCCGACTCGGCCGCTAAGTACCCCAACTACTACCCGCCGCTGGTTACGCCCAAAGCACTGGCCATCGGGCCCAAGTTGCAAGGCACCTTCGGCAAGGCCTACAAAGCCGGCGTCAAAATCGCCTTCGGCACCGATGCTTCGGTATTTCGGCACGGCGTAAACGCCATGGAGTTTCAGTACATGGTAGAGGCCGGCATGCCCGCTTTGGAGGCCCTGCGCGCCGCCACCCTCAACGCTGCCGAGCTGCTGGGCCAAACGCCCAACCTAGGCTCCCTCGAGCCCGGCAAGCTGGCCGATGTGGTAGCCGTGGAGGGCGACCCGCTGCAAGACATCCGCACCATGCAGCGGGTGCGCTTTGTGATGAAGCAAGGCGTGGTGTACCGGCAGGAGTAA
- a CDS encoding acyl-CoA-binding protein — translation MATPEEFEQAAQRAQQLPKKPDNMTLLKLYALYKQASEGDVSGDRPGGFDFKAIAKYDAWAGLNGKSQDEARQEYVALVNQLFQQA, via the coding sequence ATGGCCACCCCAGAAGAATTTGAACAAGCCGCCCAACGCGCGCAGCAACTGCCCAAAAAACCCGACAACATGACGCTGCTGAAGCTCTACGCTTTGTACAAGCAAGCTTCGGAAGGCGACGTGAGCGGCGACCGGCCGGGCGGGTTCGACTTCAAAGCCATTGCCAAGTACGACGCCTGGGCCGGCCTCAACGGCAAAAGCCAGGACGAAGCTCGGCAGGAGTACGTAGCGTTGGTAAACCAGCTTTTTCAGCAAGCGTAA
- a CDS encoding DUF2461 domain-containing protein, giving the protein MKDLAFLLEFLGQLAQNNNKPWMDAHRADYQQARKVFTALVTELLARAQRFEPALLALSPSDVMYRINKNDRFQQSDEPYKRHMGAGLKRDGRQSPWAGYFVAIEPGGETYVGAGRWQPEPQQLARIRQEIHYNPDAFHGVRQNAGLLREFPQGLDMSQALRTAPKGYDRHDPDIEWLRLKSYFVWRTFPDKEVLRADFPDRVLAAWQAAQPLVTFLNEAMQQD; this is encoded by the coding sequence TTGAAGGACCTAGCCTTTTTGCTCGAGTTTTTGGGCCAGCTGGCCCAGAACAACAACAAACCCTGGATGGATGCGCACCGCGCCGATTACCAGCAAGCCCGCAAGGTGTTTACGGCGTTGGTAACCGAGTTGCTGGCCCGCGCGCAGCGGTTTGAGCCGGCTTTGCTGGCGCTTTCGCCCTCCGATGTGATGTACCGCATCAACAAAAACGACCGATTTCAGCAAAGCGACGAGCCCTACAAGCGCCACATGGGCGCCGGCCTGAAGCGCGACGGGCGGCAATCGCCGTGGGCAGGCTACTTTGTGGCCATCGAGCCCGGCGGCGAAACCTACGTGGGGGCCGGCCGGTGGCAGCCCGAGCCGCAACAACTGGCCCGCATCCGGCAAGAAATTCACTACAACCCCGATGCGTTTCATGGCGTGCGCCAAAATGCGGGCTTGCTGCGCGAGTTTCCGCAGGGGCTTGATATGAGCCAAGCGCTGCGCACCGCTCCCAAGGGCTACGACCGCCACGACCCCGACATTGAGTGGCTGCGGCTCAAGAGCTACTTTGTGTGGCGCACGTTTCCGGACAAAGAAGTACTTCGCGCTGATTTTCCCGACCGCGTGCTGGCTGCCTGGCAAGCGGCACAACCGCTCGTAACGTTCCTCAACGAAGCCATGCAGCAAGATTAG
- a CDS encoding zinc dependent phospholipase C family protein gives MKKALFSLALAMLVPVLSPGWGFFGHRTITQIAVYTLPSSMQGFYYRHMPQLVKLSTAPDERRNDDPTEATKHFIDMDHFGDNPFGMMPKDYDKAVAKYTADTLKKYGVVPWVVLETKEKLTEAFKQRDTTAIIALSADLNHYVADAFVPLHTTENYDGQLTKQHGLHSLWESKLPEMFIADYKLDSEKADYLKDPKSAIWRVVQDSYGFLGATFDYEMELSKNFPTEKKYTYSHKYGKTRRSYSDAFAKEYHKKVGGMVAYRLKGAPTMVASMWYTAWKDAGSPDLGAMMRPGKLSKEEKKVLDEQLEAWKDNQLVPLNMLLSLQKEKSEEKPDVVGSADGAAPAPAPEAAAPAAAPAAAPEADKVKTKEKRDNDKQKEKTKAKKKDDNSPFNDK, from the coding sequence ATGAAAAAAGCTTTATTCTCCTTGGCGCTGGCCATGCTGGTGCCGGTGTTGTCGCCCGGCTGGGGCTTTTTTGGTCACCGCACCATCACGCAGATAGCCGTGTACACGCTGCCCTCGAGCATGCAGGGCTTCTACTACCGCCACATGCCGCAGCTGGTGAAGCTGAGCACCGCCCCCGATGAGCGCCGCAACGACGACCCCACCGAGGCTACCAAACACTTCATCGACATGGACCACTTCGGCGACAACCCCTTTGGGATGATGCCGAAAGACTACGACAAGGCCGTAGCCAAGTACACCGCCGATACGCTGAAGAAATACGGTGTGGTGCCGTGGGTGGTGCTCGAAACCAAGGAAAAGCTCACCGAAGCCTTTAAGCAGCGCGATACCACCGCCATAATTGCCCTGTCGGCCGATTTGAACCACTACGTGGCCGATGCCTTTGTGCCGCTGCACACCACCGAGAACTACGACGGCCAGCTGACCAAGCAACACGGCCTGCACTCGCTGTGGGAGTCGAAGCTGCCCGAAATGTTTATTGCCGATTACAAACTCGACTCGGAGAAAGCCGATTACCTAAAAGACCCGAAGTCGGCCATCTGGAGAGTGGTGCAGGATTCGTACGGGTTCTTGGGTGCCACCTTCGACTACGAGATGGAGTTGAGCAAAAACTTCCCCACCGAGAAGAAGTATACCTACTCGCACAAATACGGAAAAACCCGCCGCTCCTACTCCGATGCGTTTGCCAAGGAGTACCACAAGAAAGTGGGCGGCATGGTGGCTTACCGCCTGAAAGGCGCACCCACCATGGTAGCCTCGATGTGGTACACGGCCTGGAAAGATGCCGGCAGCCCCGACCTAGGCGCCATGATGCGCCCCGGCAAGCTTAGCAAGGAAGAAAAGAAAGTGCTCGACGAGCAACTCGAAGCCTGGAAGGACAACCAACTGGTGCCCCTGAACATGCTGCTTTCGTTGCAGAAGGAGAAGTCGGAGGAAAAGCCCGACGTGGTGGGCTCGGCCGATGGCGCCGCCCCCGCGCCGGCCCCCGAAGCAGCAGCGCCCGCCGCTGCCCCCGCAGCTGCCCCCGAGGCCGACAAAGTAAAGACCAAGGAGAAGCGCGACAACGACAAGCAGAAAGAGAAAACCAAGGCCAAGAAGAAGGACGACAACAGCCCCTTCAACGACAAGTGA
- a CDS encoding deoxynucleoside kinase, with translation MHIAIVGNIGAGKTTLAHKLAHHFNWEVFLEDVDHNPYLKDFYDDMPRWSFHLQVYFLNSRFRQTQRIKEMKAIGKGVIQDRTIYEDAHIFAANLHESGLMIERDYENYLGLFESMISMVDPPDLLLYLKADLPKLIHQIEKRGRDYENNMRIEYLRNLNEHYERWIGNYKAGKLLIVDVSQLDYVSRPEDLGTIIEKIQANLFGLF, from the coding sequence ATGCACATCGCCATCGTTGGCAATATAGGCGCCGGCAAAACCACGCTCGCCCACAAGCTGGCCCACCACTTCAATTGGGAAGTGTTTCTGGAAGACGTCGACCACAATCCTTACCTCAAGGATTTTTACGACGACATGCCCCGCTGGTCGTTTCACCTGCAGGTGTACTTTCTCAACAGCCGATTCCGCCAAACCCAGCGCATCAAGGAGATGAAGGCTATCGGCAAGGGCGTGATTCAGGACCGCACGATTTACGAGGATGCCCACATCTTCGCGGCCAACCTGCACGAGTCGGGCCTGATGATCGAGCGCGACTACGAAAACTACCTAGGGCTGTTCGAGTCGATGATCAGCATGGTCGATCCGCCCGATCTGCTGCTGTACCTCAAAGCCGATTTGCCCAAGCTCATTCACCAGATTGAGAAGCGCGGCCGCGACTACGAAAACAACATGCGCATCGAGTACCTGCGCAACCTCAACGAGCACTACGAACGCTGGATTGGCAACTACAAAGCGGGCAAGCTGCTGATCGTAGACGTAAGCCAGCTCGACTACGTTAGCCGCCCCGAAGACCTAGGCACCATCATCGAGAAGATTCAGGCCAACCTGTTCGGGTTGTTTTAA
- a CDS encoding peptidylprolyl isomerase — MTTVLARLCPTLAQAALGAAVLLVAACNQQQPAQEQAAATSADGSNRPGPDLTKINDQNVVEILTKYGQEHPQTEVLIKTDMGPVKVRLFKDTPLHRANFLLLANKGYLDQTVFYRIEKGFVVQGGNSDKRTISLGKYHLPPEIKPEYFHRRGAVGMARYDDEKNPGRLSSSHDFYFTVGKPMKAFQAQGVAGRKLTPEQVKAYTTEGGVPALDGQYTVFGEVVEGMDVVEKINQVPVDAYNWPLKDVGMKVEILK, encoded by the coding sequence ATGACCACCGTTCTTGCCCGCCTCTGCCCCACCCTTGCCCAGGCTGCCCTAGGTGCCGCCGTGCTTTTGGTAGCTGCTTGCAACCAGCAGCAGCCCGCTCAGGAACAAGCCGCTGCCACCTCGGCCGATGGCTCGAACCGGCCCGGCCCGGACCTGACCAAGATCAACGACCAGAACGTGGTGGAAATCCTGACGAAGTACGGCCAGGAGCATCCGCAAACCGAGGTACTGATCAAAACGGACATGGGCCCGGTGAAGGTGCGCTTGTTTAAGGACACGCCGCTGCACCGCGCCAACTTTTTGCTGCTAGCCAACAAGGGCTACCTCGATCAGACGGTGTTCTACCGCATCGAGAAGGGCTTTGTGGTGCAGGGCGGCAATTCAGATAAGCGCACCATAAGCCTGGGCAAGTACCATCTGCCTCCCGAAATCAAGCCCGAGTACTTCCACCGCCGCGGCGCCGTGGGCATGGCCCGCTACGACGACGAGAAGAACCCCGGCCGCCTCTCTTCCTCGCACGACTTTTACTTCACGGTAGGCAAGCCCATGAAAGCTTTCCAGGCACAAGGCGTAGCCGGCCGCAAGCTCACGCCCGAGCAGGTAAAAGCGTACACCACCGAAGGCGGCGTACCCGCTCTCGATGGCCAATACACCGTGTTTGGCGAAGTAGTAGAAGGCATGGACGTGGTCGAGAAAATCAACCAAGTACCCGTTGATGCTTACAACTGGCCGCTCAAGGACGTAGGCATGAAGGTTGAAATCCTGAAATAG